From Desulfobacterales bacterium, one genomic window encodes:
- a CDS encoding EamA family transporter — translation MQSQSFIISQKRGYLYVVMAALLWAVSGSAAKFLFSTGISPFELVQLRLTIAAAVLLAWLLLHSPARLKIATRDIGYFIILGSGAMAAVQFTYLFSISKIHVAAAILLQYLAPGFIALYTVAVTRDRLGRTTVLALVGAFSGCYLVVGAYDFNMFAMNHLGVISGFLSALAFAWYSLQGEYGMRRYHPWTVLFFALLFGAVVWNILQPPFGAFLRRYAPLQWGWIGYISLLGTLLPFGFYFKGINLIRSTRASITATLEPITAGVLSFVFLKEIMTPLQIIGGLMVIAAVILLQIEQSFDKNAPDVIRKRGKLVNSDAIDTPAETD, via the coding sequence ATGCAGTCTCAATCGTTTATTATCTCCCAGAAACGGGGGTATCTGTATGTGGTTATGGCGGCCCTGCTGTGGGCGGTTTCAGGTTCAGCAGCCAAGTTTCTGTTCAGCACCGGGATATCTCCATTTGAACTGGTACAGCTTCGCCTGACAATAGCCGCCGCCGTTTTGCTGGCCTGGCTTCTGCTCCACTCTCCCGCACGTCTTAAGATAGCCACCCGCGACATCGGCTATTTTATTATTCTGGGCAGCGGCGCCATGGCTGCCGTTCAATTTACCTATCTGTTCAGCATCAGTAAAATTCATGTCGCCGCCGCCATTTTGCTGCAGTACCTCGCGCCGGGCTTTATTGCCCTCTACACGGTTGCCGTTACCCGCGACCGCTTGGGCCGGACGACGGTTCTGGCGCTTGTCGGCGCCTTCAGCGGTTGCTACCTCGTGGTGGGTGCGTATGATTTCAACATGTTCGCCATGAACCACCTGGGCGTTATCAGCGGCTTTCTTTCAGCGCTTGCCTTTGCCTGGTATTCGCTCCAGGGCGAATATGGCATGCGCCGGTACCATCCCTGGACGGTGTTGTTTTTCGCACTGCTTTTCGGCGCTGTCGTCTGGAACATCCTGCAGCCGCCTTTCGGCGCTTTTCTGCGCCGTTATGCCCCCCTGCAATGGGGCTGGATCGGGTATATCAGCCTGCTGGGGACGCTTTTGCCTTTTGGTTTTTATTTTAAAGGCATCAACCTGATACGTTCCACCCGCGCCAGCATTACCGCCACTCTGGAGCCGATAACCGCCGGCGTGCTGTCCTTTGTTTTTTTAAAAGAAATCATGACCCCGCTTCAAATCATCGGCGGACTCATGGTCATTGCAGCCGTCATTCTCCTGCAGATCGAACAATCTTTTGATAAAAACGCGCCCGACGTGATTCGCAAGCGCGGAAAGCTGGTAAACAGTGACGCCATCGACACCCCTGCAGAAACGGATTAA